From the genome of Flavobacterium ovatum, one region includes:
- a CDS encoding sucrase, whose protein sequence is MKKYLILLMVIGTLLSCKSQKQETDFKLNFKPVPLTAKFESEIKSIWGASIVKGKDGLYHMYYSRWDKNLGWAWVTHSEIAHAVSKSPFGPFEPKDVALPIRGAQYWDGLCTHNPTVHEYNGKYYLYYMGNTGDGVAMGNKLNPTHRNNQRIGVAVADNPNGPWKRFDKPIIDVSPNTDALDALMVSNPSITQRPDGTYLMVYKAVGKKKPGIMGGPVVHCIATSKTPTGPFVKYDKPVFVAEGYDFPAEDPFIWYQNGKYRAILKDMHGAFTTAGRGLVLFESNDGFDWKLSKNALVSTLEIKWENGTVQKLEHLERPQLYIENGKPVALLCAADIVDDKGVLQSFNVQMPIK, encoded by the coding sequence ATGAAAAAGTATTTGATACTCCTAATGGTGATTGGAACATTACTTTCTTGTAAATCCCAAAAACAAGAAACCGATTTTAAATTAAATTTCAAACCCGTTCCGCTAACCGCAAAGTTTGAAAGCGAAATCAAAAGTATTTGGGGAGCTTCAATTGTTAAAGGCAAAGATGGTTTGTACCATATGTATTATTCTCGTTGGGATAAAAATTTGGGTTGGGCTTGGGTCACGCATTCCGAGATTGCGCATGCGGTTTCCAAAAGTCCATTTGGGCCATTCGAGCCTAAAGATGTGGCACTGCCTATTCGCGGAGCTCAATATTGGGATGGTTTATGCACGCACAATCCAACCGTACACGAGTATAATGGCAAGTATTATTTGTATTATATGGGTAACACGGGCGATGGTGTTGCAATGGGCAATAAATTAAATCCGACACACCGGAATAACCAACGCATTGGTGTGGCTGTAGCCGATAATCCCAATGGGCCATGGAAACGCTTTGACAAACCTATTATCGATGTCAGTCCAAATACTGATGCACTTGATGCCTTGATGGTTAGTAATCCGTCTATTACGCAAAGACCCGACGGAACCTATTTGATGGTATACAAAGCAGTTGGGAAAAAGAAACCCGGGATTATGGGAGGTCCCGTAGTGCATTGCATAGCTACATCCAAAACGCCAACAGGTCCTTTTGTAAAATATGACAAACCAGTTTTTGTTGCTGAAGGATATGATTTTCCTGCCGAAGACCCTTTTATCTGGTATCAAAATGGAAAATACAGAGCCATTCTCAAAGATATGCACGGCGCTTTTACTACAGCGGGTAGGGGATTGGTTTTATTCGAATCGAATGATGGTTTTGATTGGAAATTATCTAAGAACGCTTTGGTTTCTACGCTAGAAATTAAATGGGAAAACGGCACAGTTCAAAAATTAGAGCACCTAGAAAGACCACAATTGTATATCGAAAACGGAAAACCAGTCGCCTTGTTATGTGCTGCTGATATCGTTGATGATAAAGGCGTTTTGCAATCATTTAATGTTCAGATGCCGATAAAGTAA
- a CDS encoding glycoside hydrolase family protein → MKYIKILVIALLILQSCAQKSKKSAANVGGNDFKIEFGKVAKKSVFSEEGMSIWGGSLVKGEDNLYHMFYSRWPKAPGWIWVSHSEIAHAVSDSPFGPFKFKDVALKVRGAEYWDGLCTHNPTVHKFNGKYYLYYMGNTGDLKIDGTPEKEQLNWVHRNNQRIGVAVADSPSGPWKRFDKPVVDVSKDDNAHDALVTSNPSVCQTPEGKYLIVYKGVGKKYPLPNGGPVVHCVAIADSPTGPFVKREKLAFEIKGERFPAEDPYIWFQDGKYRAIVKRIKEIDKKRVFSLVQYESKDGFDWVPSKYHEISERIVQWEDGRVQQFTHLERPQVFFENGKAVALLCAADTIVNKVRQSFNIQIPLIIKKEQL, encoded by the coding sequence ATGAAATATATAAAAATTCTTGTAATAGCACTTTTAATATTACAGTCTTGCGCTCAAAAATCTAAAAAATCGGCCGCCAATGTTGGAGGAAATGATTTTAAAATTGAGTTTGGAAAAGTAGCAAAAAAATCAGTTTTTTCAGAAGAAGGAATGAGTATCTGGGGAGGTTCACTAGTCAAAGGGGAAGATAATTTGTATCATATGTTTTATTCTCGTTGGCCAAAAGCACCAGGATGGATTTGGGTTTCGCATTCCGAGATTGCTCATGCTGTTTCTGATTCTCCTTTTGGACCATTCAAATTCAAAGATGTTGCTTTGAAGGTGCGAGGAGCCGAATATTGGGACGGATTGTGTACTCATAATCCAACGGTTCATAAATTCAACGGAAAGTACTATCTCTATTATATGGGAAATACGGGTGATTTGAAAATTGATGGAACACCAGAGAAAGAACAGTTGAATTGGGTACATCGTAATAATCAAAGAATAGGAGTTGCGGTTGCAGACAGTCCGTCTGGGCCATGGAAACGTTTTGACAAACCCGTTGTTGATGTGTCGAAAGATGACAATGCCCACGATGCTTTAGTAACATCAAATCCGTCTGTTTGTCAAACGCCAGAAGGGAAATATTTGATTGTTTATAAAGGAGTTGGGAAAAAATATCCATTGCCAAATGGTGGTCCAGTCGTGCATTGTGTAGCCATTGCTGACTCACCTACGGGTCCATTTGTAAAGAGAGAAAAATTAGCGTTTGAAATTAAAGGGGAACGTTTCCCTGCCGAAGACCCTTATATTTGGTTTCAAGATGGCAAATACAGAGCAATCGTAAAACGTATTAAAGAAATTGATAAAAAAAGGGTATTCTCCTTGGTGCAATACGAATCTAAAGATGGTTTTGATTGGGTACCTTCAAAATACCATGAAATATCAGAACGCATAGTGCAGTGGGAAGATGGTCGCGTACAGCAATTTACTCATTTGGAAAGACCACAAGTGTTTTTTGAAAACGGAAAAGCAGTAGCGTTGCTTTGTGCTGCAGACACGATTGTCAACAAAGTAAGGCAATCCTTTAATATTCAAATTCCGCTAATTATTAAAAAAGAGCAATTATGA
- a CDS encoding sulfatase has product MKTKFVTFLIFISAISFAQNRPNILWINSDDLGVELGCYGNKDVKTPHIDQLAKQGALYKNAYATAPVCSTSRSSMITGMYPPAINCQDHRTINMTMLPDGIEPITTYFKNAGYFCSNGSSADLNKKGKEDFNFLNKNLFDGTDWRQRAKGQAFFAQIQIKQPHRPFVRDLKNPIDPKSVTLPACYPDYPLLKADWALYLESIQDADRQVGEIMERLEKDGLLENTIIFFFGDNGRPHLRDKQFLYEGGLKVPLIVRYPKLLKAGKIDQQVVSLIDVTATSLALSNIEVPKHIQGNIFLGKNSSKRKYVYGFRDRTGDAIENMRSITDGRYKLIWNRTPDRSWMQLTSYKKLEYPAFALYHYLYEKGELKAPFNQFMADTKPEVELFDLKKDPMEFNNLENSAKHQKIKSVLLSKLQKDMVFFEKNRIQENAATEKEAMESSVKYYKKGLMEENLGLKVDATYEQIVKKWEKELLVN; this is encoded by the coding sequence ATGAAAACTAAATTTGTAACATTTTTAATTTTCATTTCAGCCATTTCATTTGCTCAAAATAGACCTAATATTTTATGGATTAATTCAGATGATTTAGGGGTAGAACTTGGTTGTTACGGTAATAAAGATGTAAAAACGCCTCATATTGACCAATTAGCAAAACAAGGAGCTCTTTATAAAAATGCCTATGCTACGGCGCCCGTATGCTCAACGAGTCGTTCGTCAATGATAACAGGAATGTATCCACCAGCTATTAATTGTCAAGATCACAGAACGATAAACATGACGATGTTGCCAGATGGAATCGAACCAATCACGACCTATTTTAAAAATGCAGGCTATTTCTGTTCTAATGGAAGTTCAGCCGATTTGAATAAAAAAGGGAAGGAAGATTTTAATTTTTTGAATAAAAATTTATTTGATGGAACAGATTGGAGACAAAGAGCAAAAGGGCAAGCTTTTTTTGCACAAATTCAAATTAAGCAGCCCCATCGGCCATTTGTTAGAGATTTAAAAAATCCTATTGACCCCAAAAGTGTTACGCTACCCGCTTGCTACCCTGATTATCCATTATTAAAAGCAGATTGGGCTTTGTATCTAGAAAGTATTCAAGACGCCGATCGTCAAGTAGGTGAAATAATGGAAAGACTAGAGAAAGACGGATTGCTAGAAAATACCATCATTTTCTTTTTTGGAGATAATGGAAGACCTCATTTACGAGACAAACAATTTTTATATGAGGGCGGTTTAAAGGTTCCCTTGATTGTTCGTTATCCAAAATTATTGAAAGCAGGAAAAATAGACCAACAAGTGGTGAGCTTGATTGATGTTACTGCCACCTCTTTGGCATTATCGAATATTGAGGTTCCAAAACATATTCAAGGAAATATTTTTTTAGGTAAAAACTCAAGTAAACGTAAATATGTTTATGGTTTTAGAGATAGAACAGGAGATGCCATAGAAAATATGCGAAGTATTACAGACGGAAGATACAAGCTAATTTGGAACAGAACCCCAGACAGATCCTGGATGCAACTTACAAGTTATAAAAAATTGGAATATCCTGCTTTTGCTTTGTATCACTATTTATATGAAAAAGGAGAATTAAAAGCTCCCTTTAATCAATTTATGGCTGACACAAAACCAGAAGTCGAACTTTTTGATTTAAAAAAGGATCCAATGGAATTTAATAATTTAGAAAATTCCGCTAAGCATCAAAAGATTAAATCTGTCCTATTGTCAAAACTTCAAAAAGACATGGTGTTTTTTGAAAAAAATAGGATACAAGAAAATGCGGCTACAGAAAAAGAAGCAATGGAATCTTCTGTAAAGTATTATAAAAAAGGACTTATGGAGGAAAATTTAGGTTTAAAAGTAGATGCAACTTATGAACAAATAGTAAAAAAATGGGAGAAAGAACTATTAGTAAACTAG
- a CDS encoding family 43 glycosylhydrolase, translating into MNCRIRITKSNILLTSLGFGCLFLSTVGCTAQKDLSKIADKQGGFPYTVTKESEKREMSSAMKRAFTNYMGPRPAANELFSAFKHTPLKGFDYHNGDGTISRRDPSKVIFENGKYYVWYTHRETPTPPMGADASTETIPSTDWDLSEIWYATSEDGFTWKEQGVAIKRPAKPQVGWRSVATADILKFKGKYYLYYQGFMEASGKKGDYCPVAASYADSPDGPWTAAEGAIIENGKEGEWDQFAIHDPNPFVHDGKIYVYYKSAFNRPNNLWVAGGLAIAENPLGPFKKHALNPVLNSGHEVSLFPFEEGIAALTTQDGNEHNTIQYAKDWVNFEIAAISSMMPTAAGPFIPDAFTDTKNGRGITWGLEHFVNAGGKGKSHTILGRFDCDLSLDVDDPDMKKTAPLLAPEVYFSQGLSKKQMERILKK; encoded by the coding sequence ATGAATTGCAGAATACGAATCACCAAGTCAAATATTCTACTAACTAGCCTTGGTTTTGGGTGTTTATTTCTATCTACAGTAGGATGTACTGCTCAAAAAGACCTTTCGAAAATTGCTGATAAGCAAGGTGGTTTCCCTTATACGGTAACCAAAGAAAGCGAAAAAAGAGAAATGAGCAGCGCTATGAAAAGAGCGTTTACAAATTATATGGGACCGAGACCTGCTGCCAATGAATTGTTCTCCGCATTCAAACACACTCCTCTAAAAGGTTTTGATTATCACAATGGCGATGGAACCATTTCGCGTAGAGATCCTTCAAAAGTTATTTTTGAAAACGGAAAATACTATGTATGGTACACGCATCGAGAGACACCAACACCGCCTATGGGAGCAGATGCAAGCACAGAAACCATTCCTTCAACCGACTGGGATTTGAGCGAAATTTGGTACGCTACCAGCGAGGACGGATTTACTTGGAAAGAACAAGGAGTAGCCATAAAAAGACCTGCAAAACCTCAAGTAGGTTGGCGTTCGGTAGCAACTGCTGATATTTTGAAATTTAAAGGAAAATACTATTTGTATTACCAAGGTTTTATGGAAGCCAGCGGAAAAAAAGGGGATTACTGCCCAGTTGCTGCCTCTTATGCTGATTCGCCTGATGGTCCGTGGACAGCTGCCGAAGGCGCTATTATCGAAAATGGAAAAGAAGGAGAATGGGATCAGTTTGCCATTCACGATCCTAATCCGTTTGTACACGACGGCAAAATATATGTGTATTACAAATCAGCTTTTAATAGACCCAATAATCTTTGGGTAGCAGGGGGTTTGGCAATAGCGGAAAATCCTCTTGGACCATTCAAAAAACATGCTTTGAATCCGGTTTTGAATTCCGGTCATGAGGTTTCTCTATTTCCGTTTGAGGAAGGAATTGCTGCCTTAACGACACAAGATGGAAATGAACACAACACAATTCAGTACGCTAAAGACTGGGTAAATTTTGAAATAGCCGCAATTTCTTCAATGATGCCAACCGCTGCAGGACCTTTTATTCCGGATGCTTTTACAGATACTAAAAATGGAAGAGGAATCACTTGGGGACTAGAACATTTTGTTAATGCAGGCGGTAAAGGTAAATCGCATACGATTCTAGGTCGTTTTGATTGTGATTTGAGTTTGGATGTTGATGATCCTGATATGAAAAAAACAGCTCCTTTATTAGCTCCAGAGGTTTATTTTAGTCAAGGTTTGAGTAAAAAACAGATGGAAAGAATTTTGAAAAAATAA
- a CDS encoding glycoside hydrolase family 2 TIM barrel-domain containing protein, translating into MNKIVLTFLVFVLLSCQSQNKTTAAYTSTDLSLNGKWDFLASNEVPEKDVLVADYSTWDKLLVPGNWDVQKRYSDYVGKGYYHRTFNIIENWKNKQIRIKFDAVYETSKVWINGTLVGKHQGGYTPFEYNISDLIKIGLSNSVVVMADNTYKQGAWWPWGGISRDVVLEANEDLRLVYQHIAAVPDFATNKVHFTIKYKVENNGNTKKEALIQSQIKGISKHSTTIIVAPNTTAIKTLEFEDEITNYKLWHFNAPVLYDLSSEIVVNGKVFDTVFDKFGIRKFEVRGEQFFLNNQAVRMNGVNRVHDHPDYGNTEPYHLIKKDLLDIKSLGCNFARLMHAPLSKNILKFCDSIGFLVVEEIPVWGDNDPQSFADNPVTKKWLEEMIDSDFNHPSVVAWSVGNELREPDTDWKDKALTNQQYNYVNSMLDYVGILDPTRLKTYVTITSYRKGEIGTEPYEKVDFISMNSYGNAIEDVQATHQKFPNKPIFVSEIGLKQIGPAPDGKLSDVLVGYLRALKKFPYVTGVSIWSYNDYRSNYKGTPASGFREWGIVDEKRNRKEAYYQLKEIYKEWLEY; encoded by the coding sequence ATGAATAAAATTGTATTAACCTTTTTAGTTTTTGTGCTTTTGTCTTGTCAATCCCAAAATAAAACTACAGCAGCTTATACTAGTACTGACTTGTCCTTAAACGGCAAATGGGATTTTTTGGCATCCAATGAAGTGCCTGAAAAGGATGTTTTAGTTGCAGATTATTCAACCTGGGACAAACTGCTTGTTCCTGGGAATTGGGATGTACAAAAGCGTTATTCGGACTATGTTGGGAAAGGGTATTATCATCGCACTTTTAACATTATAGAAAATTGGAAAAACAAACAAATCCGCATAAAGTTTGATGCAGTTTACGAAACGTCAAAAGTTTGGATTAATGGTACATTAGTTGGAAAACACCAAGGCGGCTACACACCATTTGAATATAATATTTCTGATTTAATCAAAATTGGATTGTCAAACTCGGTGGTTGTAATGGCGGATAACACTTATAAACAGGGTGCTTGGTGGCCTTGGGGAGGCATTAGTCGTGATGTTGTGCTAGAGGCTAATGAAGATTTAAGGTTAGTTTACCAACACATTGCTGCAGTTCCTGATTTCGCAACCAATAAAGTTCATTTCACCATTAAATATAAGGTTGAAAATAATGGGAATACTAAAAAAGAGGCGCTCATTCAATCCCAAATAAAAGGAATTAGTAAACATTCGACTACGATTATTGTGGCTCCAAACACAACAGCCATCAAAACACTAGAGTTTGAAGACGAAATTACTAATTACAAATTATGGCATTTTAATGCTCCTGTGTTGTATGATTTAAGTAGTGAGATAGTTGTGAATGGAAAAGTTTTCGATACGGTTTTCGATAAATTTGGGATTAGAAAATTTGAAGTTCGTGGTGAACAATTTTTTTTAAACAATCAGGCAGTTCGAATGAATGGTGTCAATCGGGTGCATGACCATCCTGATTATGGAAATACCGAGCCTTATCATTTGATTAAAAAAGATTTGCTGGACATTAAATCTTTAGGTTGCAATTTTGCTCGATTGATGCATGCGCCACTTTCAAAAAATATTCTCAAATTCTGTGATAGTATCGGTTTTTTGGTAGTCGAAGAAATTCCAGTTTGGGGAGACAATGACCCTCAGTCTTTTGCAGACAATCCGGTGACCAAAAAGTGGCTGGAGGAAATGATCGATAGCGATTTTAATCATCCTAGTGTTGTGGCTTGGAGTGTAGGGAATGAACTTCGGGAACCTGATACAGATTGGAAAGACAAAGCTTTAACAAATCAACAGTACAACTATGTGAATTCCATGCTAGATTACGTAGGTATACTAGACCCCACTCGATTGAAGACTTATGTAACCATTACTTCTTATAGAAAGGGTGAAATAGGAACAGAACCTTATGAAAAAGTTGATTTTATTTCGATGAATAGTTACGGAAACGCTATTGAAGATGTTCAAGCCACACATCAAAAATTTCCAAACAAGCCTATTTTTGTTTCAGAAATTGGTTTAAAACAAATAGGCCCTGCGCCCGATGGTAAATTGAGTGACGTACTTGTGGGGTATTTGCGAGCGTTAAAAAAGTTCCCATATGTAACTGGAGTTTCTATTTGGAGTTATAACGATTATCGCAGTAATTACAAAGGTACTCCCGCATCTGGTTTTAGAGAATGGGGAATTGTAGATGAAAAACGCAACAGAAAAGAGGCTTATTATCAGTTAAAAGAAATCTACAAAGAATGGCTCGAATACTAG
- a CDS encoding glycoside hydrolase family 2 TIM barrel-domain containing protein → MNKILLSIAVFCFLGVNAQKVTENKFSLNGDWKFYAIEGQGSNSLQVKEEPTDIIVDNADADFVAIKGKWNLKKVGTKGATFYKTDFLQRTYKSGEEADNYVRFRPKISKKGNFEAFVRFPFETNLTTQFTVQHADGKVATYANQRSRGDQWISLGIYTFNASKDNFVEISAKDEGGVSADAVLFRPISDAVFSNAKNLPNQVYLPQFNDSKWNRLKVPGHWGMLNNFSNYVGKGWYRKTFNLPVNWKINANEKVRLQFEAVYHVAKVYLNGKFVGEHQGGFSPFELDITDKVLAGKTNVLAVEVDNNFLVGATWNWGGIIREVAVVKNNAVRITQQYIHAEPNLKTGTALLKLRLRVENNSGVTENIQINSAILDIKKVAEMNGNLAVLAHSIQEINLETTLKPEDVKLWHFDSPNLYQIQTTISENKQQLDNQTNTFGIRKIEINDSQLLLNGEPIRLGGFNRVSEHRFWGSSEPQELLEQDMKLMKEAGGNFMRIMHGTQNERLIDLCDKMGILLFEEVNVRELSNPEFNAPIFDPYPKEWIKAMVNRDINHPSIIGWSVGNELKNHYDYGRKMMEYVKTELDPYRLVTCVSNTGQKDSATPETDPNTFADIIMHNMYQWQGKPQDILDIIRKKWPNKPIFISEYGFDPFQTPSLDEDKEILSDWHDNFRNKNPFVIGTSLWTFNDYRSGYAGTSDEENRVWGVINSWRQKRRLFDRVKKELSPIKDIQVEGIDFDKKEAQVIVPIRGLADYPSFSLKNYKLVWIFKDANGLIISKNEMNLPTIHPQDGLWKGRIQWTKLAAKPMSLTLNLENSIGINRFEKTLSFQVPNPPAIKEVIAGNQSVRVLFDKVAGATEYQISYLNSVNQLVKTPKTIADYIDVPQLVNNQSVSLILTAFNDKGESKPSIKVIATPNGIALPPLVYDAFIADQKLVIGYATTKDELQYKVRYGATEKLLNKNFVTNVKGMLSIDLKDEKVIYFQIKSVLKTGESNWSNIIKAKK, encoded by the coding sequence ATGAATAAGATACTATTATCAATTGCTGTTTTTTGTTTTTTGGGTGTGAATGCGCAAAAAGTAACCGAAAACAAGTTTTCGTTAAACGGCGATTGGAAATTTTATGCCATTGAAGGTCAAGGTTCCAATTCACTCCAAGTGAAGGAAGAACCAACGGATATAATTGTGGATAATGCCGATGCTGATTTTGTAGCAATAAAAGGCAAATGGAATCTAAAAAAAGTAGGTACAAAAGGAGCTACTTTTTATAAAACAGATTTTTTACAGCGAACCTACAAATCAGGAGAAGAAGCGGACAATTACGTTCGTTTTCGACCTAAAATTTCGAAAAAAGGCAATTTTGAGGCATTTGTTCGTTTTCCATTCGAAACCAATTTGACAACGCAATTTACCGTGCAACATGCCGATGGAAAAGTAGCTACTTATGCCAATCAGCGTAGTCGTGGTGACCAATGGATAAGCTTGGGAATTTATACTTTTAACGCATCCAAAGATAATTTTGTCGAAATTTCGGCTAAAGATGAAGGAGGTGTTTCTGCAGATGCGGTGCTATTCAGACCCATTTCTGACGCTGTTTTTTCGAATGCTAAAAATCTTCCCAATCAAGTGTATTTGCCACAATTTAATGATTCCAAATGGAATCGTTTGAAAGTGCCAGGACATTGGGGAATGCTAAATAATTTTTCTAATTATGTGGGTAAAGGTTGGTATCGCAAGACGTTTAACTTGCCTGTGAACTGGAAAATAAATGCGAACGAAAAAGTACGTTTGCAGTTTGAAGCCGTGTATCATGTTGCCAAAGTATATCTCAACGGAAAATTTGTGGGAGAACATCAAGGCGGCTTTTCGCCATTTGAGTTGGATATAACCGATAAGGTTTTAGCAGGAAAAACAAACGTTCTGGCGGTCGAAGTGGATAATAATTTTCTCGTTGGCGCTACTTGGAACTGGGGCGGAATTATCAGAGAAGTGGCGGTAGTTAAAAATAATGCTGTTCGAATCACGCAGCAATACATACATGCAGAACCGAATTTAAAAACCGGAACAGCACTTTTGAAATTGAGATTGAGAGTCGAAAATAATTCAGGGGTAACAGAAAACATTCAAATCAATTCTGCTATTTTGGATATCAAAAAAGTGGCAGAAATGAATGGGAATCTTGCTGTTTTGGCCCATTCGATACAAGAAATAAATCTAGAAACAACACTTAAACCTGAAGATGTAAAACTGTGGCATTTTGATTCGCCAAATTTGTATCAGATTCAAACGACTATCAGCGAAAACAAACAGCAATTGGACAATCAAACCAATACGTTTGGGATTAGAAAAATCGAAATCAATGATTCCCAATTGCTTTTGAATGGCGAACCCATTCGATTAGGCGGTTTTAATAGAGTGAGTGAGCACCGTTTTTGGGGAAGTTCAGAACCGCAAGAATTGTTAGAGCAGGACATGAAATTAATGAAAGAAGCGGGTGGCAATTTTATGCGCATCATGCACGGTACACAAAACGAGCGCTTGATAGATTTGTGCGATAAAATGGGGATTTTACTTTTTGAAGAAGTGAATGTGAGGGAATTATCAAATCCAGAATTTAATGCGCCAATTTTCGACCCTTATCCCAAAGAATGGATAAAAGCGATGGTGAATCGAGACATTAATCATCCGAGTATTATTGGTTGGAGCGTGGGTAACGAACTCAAAAATCATTATGATTACGGTCGAAAAATGATGGAATATGTTAAAACCGAATTGGACCCGTACCGTTTGGTGACTTGTGTGAGCAATACAGGACAGAAAGATTCGGCTACGCCAGAAACAGACCCCAATACTTTTGCCGATATTATTATGCACAATATGTACCAATGGCAGGGGAAACCACAAGATATTTTGGATATAATTAGAAAAAAATGGCCCAACAAACCCATTTTTATTTCAGAGTATGGGTTTGACCCTTTTCAAACGCCTTCTTTAGATGAGGATAAAGAAATACTTTCGGACTGGCATGATAATTTTCGAAATAAAAATCCTTTTGTAATTGGCACTTCGTTATGGACATTCAACGATTATCGTTCGGGTTATGCCGGAACATCCGATGAGGAAAATAGGGTGTGGGGAGTCATCAATTCTTGGAGACAAAAACGCCGACTTTTTGATAGAGTAAAAAAAGAATTGAGTCCCATAAAAGACATTCAGGTTGAGGGAATCGATTTTGATAAAAAAGAAGCACAAGTGATTGTTCCGATTCGTGGACTGGCAGATTATCCTAGTTTTAGTTTGAAAAATTATAAATTGGTGTGGATTTTTAAAGACGCGAATGGTTTAATTATTTCGAAAAATGAGATGAATTTACCAACAATCCATCCACAAGACGGACTTTGGAAAGGCAGAATTCAATGGACAAAATTGGCAGCCAAACCAATGAGTTTAACCCTAAATTTAGAAAACAGCATAGGCATCAATCGTTTCGAAAAAACACTTTCGTTTCAAGTTCCAAATCCACCAGCGATTAAGGAGGTAATTGCCGGAAACCAATCGGTTCGTGTGTTATTTGATAAAGTTGCAGGAGCTACAGAATACCAAATTAGTTATCTAAATAGTGTCAATCAATTGGTAAAAACACCAAAAACGATTGCCGATTATATTGATGTTCCTCAATTGGTAAACAACCAATCTGTTTCATTGATTTTGACTGCTTTTAATGACAAAGGAGAAAGCAAACCTTCGATAAAAGTAATAGCAACTCCAAACGGAATTGCATTGCCACCGCTGGTGTACGATGCTTTTATTGCGGATCAAAAGTTGGTGATTGGATACGCAACAACTAAAGACGAGTTACAATACAAAGTGCGTTACGGCGCAACAGAAAAATTGTTGAACAAAAATTTTGTTACCAATGTAAAAGGAATGCTTTCGATTGATTTGAAAGACGAAAAGGTCATTTATTTTCAAATAAAAAGTGTTTTAAAAACAGGAGAAAGTAATTGGTCGAATATAATAAAAGCAAAAAAATAG